Within Triticum dicoccoides isolate Atlit2015 ecotype Zavitan chromosome 1B, WEW_v2.0, whole genome shotgun sequence, the genomic segment TGTCAAAGCAGTAGACAAGCAGTTTTTAGTTCAAGCAGTTTTTATGTAGCTGAAATAAAGAGAGACCATAATATACTCGTTAGTTGATGTCGACAAAACATACTTAAGCTCCTGCCCAAGCAATTCTGAGAATAATAAAGACACTTAAGACTTTATGTAGTTCATAGTCTCAATGATATGAACTTGATATGAAAAAGATACATCATTGGCGCACACTGGCACACTCGTACAACAGTCAAGACATGTCACATGCTGACACAGAACCTAACTTGCACAATCCTCATAATTTTTTTTATCATGGGAGTAGGTACTGAATGAAAACACGAGGCTTCGTTGTGAGTTTCGGATGGTACTGATTGGTCCCTGACCCTGAGTAGATGGCATCAAGTGAAGCTTAACTCGGAAAAATTCTAGGGACAGGTCAATTGATAGGATGGCCTAACCAGCATGTTTCCTAACTTGTGTAAGTTCTCAACAAGTGCACATGCGTAGTTGGGCTGTGTCTGTGTGACATATAATCTTTGGGAATGTTCAACTTGAATATTGGACGGCAGCAAGAGATTTGACACTGACAATCAGGATTCACTGGAAAACTAAAATGCCGCAGCGCACATATTagataaatactccctctgttcttaaatataagtctttgtagagatttcactatagaccatatacggatgtatgtagatgcattttagagtgtagattcactcgttttgcttcgtatgtacttcctccgtccggaattacttgtcatcaaaattgatgaaaatggatgtatctagaactaaaatacatctagatacatccatttcaatgacaagtatttccggacgaagggagtagtccatagtggaatctctacaaagacttatatttaggaatggagggagtacttgcgaAACTAAACATTTGCTAGAAACTTAATGATTTGCCCCTGACAAAATGCCCCCACGGTGAAATGTCCAAACTCACCTGGCCTGGCTTGCACGACGGCGACATCGGCGAACTGGTAAGCATCGCTGCTCCCCCAGCCGCTGCTGCTCCGCCGCGGGGTCCCTGTCCTTCTCATCATCTCGTCGCCTCCGCGCTCCACCACCCCCTGCTGCTCCGACCACCCGCTCCCCCTGTCGCTCCTGCTGAACCAGCTGGCCACGATCGAGGAGGACAGGCGCCAGCCGCGACCCGCCCAAGCTGCGCGATGAGGATGACAAGTGCCGGGCCACGGCGGTCACCCTCGGGGCGGCCATGCCGGCCGAGCACTGGACCTCGTCCATGACGCACGACGACGGTGATGTGCAAGCGCCGGGTCTCATGAGTTTGGGGGGGAGCCTCAACAAGCTCGCACCTGATTGCCGTCGGGTGCGTGGAGGGGAAGGGACGAGAAGGGGCGGCGGCCGTGGTTGATGAGGTCGCCGGCTGtggggggagaggggagggaggggagtgggtgagtggatgaGGTCGCCGGTTGTGTTGGGTACTTTTCTTTTTTTGAGTAATACTGCTGGGTTGGGTGCTTGTTGGGCCGTGCTGTATAGCCGATTTGGGCCTTTGATCAACAACGTTTTCTCTCCGAAGAAAAAAAAATACCCTAAAGTATATACATGGATCATATGAATAAATGTTTTAACCCTAAAAAAAATATGAATAAATGTTTTTATACTTATTACATATATTCAAAGTATCACAAAAAATAAAATTGTAGGGAAAAGAAACCGAATACACTTGGTTTATGTTGGATTGCTTGCATCTTTTTATCTTTTGTCAGACAATTTTCCTTAGCCTGCATAAACAAATTAAACTCTTCTACTAAAAAATATAAATAGATTAAAGTGATTTAGGAAATTTCAGATGATATATTATTTATATACGAACATTATAGTTGGTTGTTTCCTCCGAAATAAATGCAACATCTTTTACTAATAATATGAAAAACAGTTTTCCGTTTTTACAAAATAAAACAATTGTGTTTGTTTCACTCTTACTTTTattatatctgtactattaaaggaaaatcgaacgtcgtgatggttcgacctcgtTCCACCCCCTCATCTGGCAGTCGATACATCCTCTCAGCCACATCCTTCCACCGATTTTTTTTCAATCCCTCCGAAAACCAGAGGCAAGTAACCGGGTTCAATCAAACTCTTCCACCCCACGTCGTACAGTTCCGCACAACTGGAAAATCCACGCACAAAATAAATCGCCTGAAAAAGCCCACGTTCGACAGCTAAAAAAAAAAGAAACGACGCACGTTCTCCACCTCCTCCCCGACCTGCCGATCTGTATCCTCCCTCCCCCAAAACAGGAACCATCCGCACCCAGCGCCCCGGACGCCCCGTCTCCGACGACCACCCGATGCCTCCCTCTCCACCGGATGGCCCCTTATTCCTTGATTGCACCTCCCTCTACCCCATCTGTTATATGCCGCCCCACCCATGAACCTTTCGCCATGGCCGCCTCCTTGGCCATGCCCGCATGGCAGCCATGGTTGGGATCGTCACCTCCCTTGGACGGGGTGGTATGACCACGGCCAGTGCGATGGAGGCGAGGGGGTTTGTGGTGGTATCAGCCACGACGGTGGAGGCAGTGACGGAGTTCTAGGAGGAGAGTTACGCGAgttgcggcggtggaggcggcggcggacattGAGCCTCGTCACCACGACCCCTCTATCGTCGGTTCTTCCTCTCTCCCTAATCCCTTCTCAATCCAACCAACCAATTTGGGAGAGCAGCTTCCGCACAAGGTAACCAACCAACCCAAACTTCGATTCTTACCGCGCGCTTAGAAATCGCATGGAATCGGCAAAAGTCCTGAGTTCTAATGAAAACTTCTGCAGCTTCCACTGGCATCTGAATGCGGCTACATAAGGAAGCTGGTGTTAGGGGCCAATGGGTCCAGGGTGACCCACCTCGAGATCACGGGCATGCCTGGCGACGCCAAGGCGTTTGACCTCGTCATCAAGTTTTGCTACGGCATCAACTTCGAGATCACCACCGACAATGTCTCCATGCTGCGCTGCGCCGCCGAGCACCTGGAGATGACCGAGGAGTGCAAGCCCGGGAACCTCATTGGCAGGACCGAGGCTTACCTGGAGGTGGTGGCGCTGGCGAGCCTCGAGGACGCGGTCACCGCGCTCCGCAAGGCCAGGACCGTGGAGCTCCTCCCGACGTCCGACAAGGTGCATCGATGCCATAGCGACCATGACCTGCGGCGTCGGCAGTCATGAGGTATTGGACGGTGGCTACGATAGTGTGGGCGTGGCGCCCAACCCCGTGGATGACTGGTGGGCCAACGAGCTGGATGGTGGGAGTTTAAGCGCACTCTTTGGTTGAACCTCATGCGTAAACTTTGATAGTTCCTGTGACATGATTTCAGTTCTTGGGTAAAATTCAGTTCTTGAAATGTAAGTCATTCTGTACATTTTTTTAGTTAAGGAAGAGAGAGCTTGTAGATGGTTAGCTTGTTGATTCAACTCACCCCATGTTTGATGAAATCAAAGGCTTATTTGCCATTGTTCCTGTGACATGATTTTCAGTTCTTGGGTAAAATTCAGTTCTTGAAATGTAAGTCATTCTGTACATCTTTTTAGTTGAGGAAGAGAGAACTTGTAGATGGTTCGCTTGTTGATTCAACTCACCCCATGTTTGATGAAATCAAAGGCTTATTTGCCACTGTTCCGTGGGGTTTACTATAGACCTTGAAGCTTTTGCTTGTGTTATCTATTAGATATTTTTCTCAACTCTCTGCGGCACAGCACCTCCCCCTCTTTGCACTGACCTGTTATTTTTGTTTGAGCAGGGACGACAGCGAACACAAGCAAAGAAATTGGTAGAAGGTGAGGAGGACTATCTGACCGAAGTCTCGTGTAATATGTATAATGAATTGCATATCCATTATCTACCTATTTGTTATAACTATTGAGATGTAATTAAGACATGTCTAATCGAAATTTTGATATATGGAAGGCATGATACTCTGTATGTTCAAGGTTTGATTGTATGTGGAATTCTCATGCTGTAGATCCACCTCCACCGACATCACACACTCCTTGACCTCCCACCAGCGACGCCCTGAGGTCATTGACACAGGCGACCAAGTGATTACAACGACGTCGAGGAGGTTGTGGGTGAGAGCTCCTGTTCTCCTGGGGAGAGCATGTTGGCGCGTTTGAGGAGTCCAAGAAGAAGGGAGGAGGCACTCCTGTGGGCTGCTCTAGGACATACTCCAGATTGAGAGAGGTTAGATTAAGGTCTCTTAATTCTTCACTA encodes:
- the LOC119302969 gene encoding uncharacterized protein LOC119302969; translated protein: MDEVQCSAGMAAPRVTAVARHLSSSSRSLGGSRLAPVLLDRGQLVQQERQGERVVGAAGGGGARRRRDDEKDRDPAAEQQRLGEQRCLPVRRCRRRASQARSG